In Sphingobacteriaceae bacterium, the following proteins share a genomic window:
- a CDS encoding serine hydrolase, with protein sequence MKKTLILLLFALKFVCYYGQTNKFQDLVNQYNKEMNFNGVVLVATDGKVDYLASSGIADRQFENKLVPQSKFKIASMTKVFTAVLIMKLYEDGKIQLNGTIGNYFPKYKGEAKDKVTIHQLLTYSSGIENQAEPLGMESYQIKKTLDEYIDKYCSGKLISIPGEKSSYSNTEYIILQKIIENVTTKSYQEFLRETILNPLKMGNTGVLNSDEIIKSLSSSYTFETTKKIFSKDAPYFIENFFGAGNMYSTVEDILIFNTAIFSNKMLSENATKKMLEINENLGYTAYGFWGSTGWGNFNEKFYYRTGGISGSCSNWIHTLDTKKTILVMSNTDATNLYELSEKLYLASLDKK encoded by the coding sequence ATGAAAAAGACGCTGATTTTACTACTGTTTGCTCTTAAGTTCGTTTGTTATTACGGGCAAACAAATAAATTTCAAGATCTGGTCAACCAGTACAATAAAGAAATGAATTTCAATGGTGTTGTGCTGGTAGCCACAGATGGTAAAGTTGATTATTTAGCAAGCAGTGGGATTGCTGATAGACAATTTGAAAATAAATTAGTGCCTCAATCAAAATTTAAAATTGCTTCCATGACAAAAGTATTCACAGCAGTTTTGATCATGAAACTTTATGAAGATGGTAAAATTCAGTTGAATGGAACTATTGGGAACTATTTTCCGAAATACAAAGGTGAAGCTAAAGACAAAGTGACAATCCATCAATTATTGACGTATTCTTCTGGCATTGAGAATCAAGCGGAACCTTTAGGAATGGAATCTTATCAAATAAAAAAAACTTTAGACGAATACATCGACAAGTATTGTTCAGGTAAACTGATAAGTATTCCAGGTGAAAAAAGCAGCTACAGCAATACTGAATACATAATTTTACAAAAAATTATAGAGAACGTCACAACAAAAAGTTACCAGGAATTTCTTCGGGAAACCATTTTAAATCCATTAAAAATGGGCAATACAGGTGTTTTAAATTCAGATGAGATTATCAAATCTTTATCCAGCAGCTACACATTTGAGACTACAAAAAAAATATTTTCTAAGGATGCTCCCTATTTTATTGAAAACTTTTTTGGCGCTGGCAACATGTATTCAACAGTGGAAGATATTTTGATTTTTAATACGGCTATTTTTAGCAATAAGATGCTTTCCGAAAATGCTACCAAAAAAATGCTTGAAATAAATGAGAACTTAGGATACACGGCATATGGTTTTTGGGGCTCTACCGGCTGGGGCAATTTTAACGAGAAGTTCTATTATAGAACGGGTGGCATTTCAGGTTCATGTTCAAACTGGATACATACGCTTGATACTAAAAAAACTATACTGGTAATGAGTAATACCGACGCAACGAATCTTTATGAATTATCAGAAAAACTTTATTTAGCAAGTCTCGACAAAAAATAA
- the recJ gene encoding single-stranded-DNA-specific exonuclease RecJ has product MEKQWKIRSTTDSPDGNNLQEKLNVDRVVARLLKLRQVLNYEEAKTFFRPELNQLHDPFLMKGMPIAIDRINLAISKNEKVLIFGDYDVDGTTAVSLVYSFFKDHIKNIAYYIPDRYKEGYGISFKSIDFAEANNFSLIIALDCGIKAIDKVDYANEKNIDFIICDHHLPGADLPKAVAILDQKQNDCPYPYKELSGAGIGFKLIQAYSQKNNLPQEKCYNYLDLVATSIAADIVPITGENRVMAYFGLEQINSDPRPGIKALLNINQQKNPANISTLVFTLGPRINAAGRIDHGSKAVELLTCEDDAQADKFAAAINDTNTERRDLDLGTTTEAFELLDNDVLTATKRTTVLFNEHWHKGVIGIVASRLIEKYYRPTIILTESDGKVTGSARSVREYDVYSAIEKCSDLLEQFGGHKFAAGLSLKKENVEAFKTKFESVVSASITADQLIPKIEVDIELELHEITDKLLRILKQFAPHGPENMTPLFCARSVFDTGWGQVFGNNHLKLELFQKSNPNIRFQALAFDKGDYVNFFQRKTPMDIIFRIQENEFKGATTIQLVIEDLRVSQ; this is encoded by the coding sequence TTGGAAAAACAATGGAAAATAAGATCCACTACTGATTCTCCTGATGGAAATAACCTTCAGGAAAAATTAAACGTAGACAGGGTGGTAGCGAGGCTTTTAAAGCTGCGCCAGGTTTTGAATTACGAAGAAGCCAAAACTTTTTTCAGACCTGAACTTAACCAATTGCATGACCCTTTTTTAATGAAAGGGATGCCAATTGCCATTGATCGTATTAATCTTGCGATTTCTAAAAATGAAAAAGTTCTGATTTTTGGTGATTATGATGTAGATGGCACTACAGCTGTTAGTTTAGTTTACAGTTTTTTTAAAGACCACATAAAAAACATTGCCTATTACATTCCCGATCGTTACAAAGAGGGTTACGGAATTTCTTTTAAGAGCATTGACTTTGCGGAGGCAAATAATTTTAGTTTAATCATTGCTTTAGACTGTGGTATAAAAGCCATTGACAAGGTAGATTACGCGAATGAAAAAAACATTGATTTTATTATTTGTGATCATCACCTTCCCGGAGCTGATTTGCCAAAGGCTGTAGCGATACTCGACCAAAAGCAAAACGACTGTCCGTATCCTTACAAAGAACTCAGTGGCGCAGGCATTGGCTTTAAGCTAATACAAGCTTATTCACAAAAAAATAATTTACCGCAGGAAAAGTGTTACAATTACCTCGACCTTGTTGCTACCAGTATAGCAGCAGATATAGTTCCAATAACCGGTGAAAACCGTGTGATGGCCTATTTCGGACTCGAACAAATAAATTCTGATCCAAGACCGGGAATTAAAGCATTGTTGAATATAAATCAGCAAAAAAATCCGGCAAACATAAGTACGCTGGTATTTACACTCGGCCCAAGAATAAATGCCGCAGGCCGTATAGATCATGGTAGTAAAGCCGTAGAGCTTCTTACCTGTGAAGACGATGCGCAAGCTGATAAATTTGCAGCGGCGATAAATGATACAAATACAGAACGACGGGATCTCGATTTAGGTACAACCACGGAAGCTTTTGAATTACTCGATAACGATGTGTTGACTGCTACGAAACGCACTACGGTTCTTTTCAACGAACATTGGCACAAAGGTGTGATTGGAATTGTTGCTTCGCGCTTGATTGAAAAGTATTACCGTCCTACAATTATATTAACTGAAAGCGACGGAAAAGTAACTGGCAGCGCAAGAAGCGTGAGAGAATATGACGTTTATAGTGCTATCGAAAAATGCAGCGATCTGCTTGAGCAATTCGGAGGGCATAAATTTGCAGCAGGACTTTCATTAAAAAAAGAAAACGTAGAAGCATTTAAAACAAAATTTGAGTCCGTGGTTTCGGCGTCTATTACAGCCGATCAGTTAATTCCAAAAATTGAAGTGGACATTGAATTGGAACTACATGAAATTACCGATAAGCTTTTAAGGATACTCAAACAATTTGCGCCTCATGGTCCGGAGAACATGACACCCCTGTTTTGCGCCCGATCTGTTTTTGATACCGGCTGGGGACAGGTTTTTGGAAATAACCATTTAAAACTGGAGCTTTTTCAAAAATCAAATCCTAACATTCGTTTCCAGGCATTGGCTTTTGATAAAGGAGATTATGTAAATTTCTTTCAACGTAAAACTCCAATGGACATTATATTCAGAATACAGGAAAATGAATTTAAAGGTGCAACTACGATTCAACTTGTTATTGAAGACTTAAGAGTAAGTCAATAA
- the map gene encoding type I methionyl aminopeptidase, translating into MSITSESELAGMKAVSDAVAHTLKEMKNHARAGMSTKELDEFGAAILKSFGAKSAPYETYKFPGFTCISTGKEFCHGIPSEKKILEEGELINIDVSAELNGFWSDNGASFIIGEDKHGHQKLVDASKEILEKAINSIKGGVKISDLGHLIETEAKKRGYKVIKNLTGHGVGRSLHEEPSEIANFRDKFNVTRFKKNSVVAIETFISTDSTFAETLSDGWTMVGNKGGYMAQHEHTIVVTEGRPIILTEKNEIWN; encoded by the coding sequence ATGTCCATAACATCAGAATCAGAATTAGCAGGAATGAAAGCCGTAAGCGACGCAGTTGCTCACACTTTGAAAGAAATGAAAAACCATGCCCGTGCCGGAATGTCAACCAAAGAACTCGATGAATTCGGAGCAGCGATCTTAAAAAGTTTCGGAGCTAAGTCAGCGCCTTATGAAACGTATAAATTTCCCGGTTTTACCTGCATTAGCACCGGTAAGGAATTTTGTCATGGAATTCCTTCAGAGAAAAAAATATTAGAAGAAGGGGAGTTGATTAATATCGACGTCTCTGCCGAACTCAACGGTTTTTGGTCAGATAATGGCGCTTCTTTTATAATAGGCGAAGACAAACACGGGCATCAGAAATTGGTAGACGCTTCAAAAGAAATTCTTGAAAAAGCAATTAACTCCATAAAAGGTGGCGTGAAAATTTCAGACCTCGGACATCTCATAGAAACAGAAGCTAAAAAACGCGGCTACAAGGTTATTAAAAATTTAACCGGACACGGCGTGGGAAGAAGTCTGCACGAAGAGCCCTCGGAGATTGCAAATTTCAGAGATAAATTTAATGTTACCAGATTTAAAAAGAATTCAGTAGTTGCTATCGAAACATTTATTTCAACAGATTCCACTTTTGCAGAAACCTTGAGCGATGGCTGGACAATGGTCGGAAATAAAGGTGGTTATATGGCGCAGCACGAACATACCATTGTGGTGACTGAGGGCAGGCCCATTATTTTGACGGAGAAAAATGAAATCTGGAATTAG
- a CDS encoding MATE family efflux transporter, with protein MTFAVGLQKRYLLTRKKRKSKNKIFSPTFLHQLVFRFLRIKLSLQTFMAPGFFKNTHTKDTIHLAWPLVITQVGQIITGIVDNIFLGRIGPAEQAAGFVANNLYVMLLVFTIGMSYATTPLVNAAHEKNDLVKKASLFKNSLFLNLTVAMMCFVVLFMASGLVNYMQQPAEVIKLAIPFFDVLIFSILPVSLFFVSKQYCEGLSNTRMALIISVAGNILNIILNYMLIYGKLGMPQMGYMGSAWASFIARLFMGLSFLLLIFRSPVTRELNTVFKTVRVNWKELRELWKIGFNSAMQFTFEVAAFAISGLMAGSFGKEQMDAHGISLSMASFTYMFATGVASAATIRAGVFKAQNDWIGIKTASFTAIKLVLIVMGTFGILFLIGHKYLPLAFSIEPQIIELASTLLIIAAMFQLFDGMQVTIIGILRGLEDVKVPTLITLIGYWVIALPLAYFLAFKIKLETMGIWIALLSSLVFVAVALYWRLTHLIRKNLK; from the coding sequence ATGACCTTCGCAGTTGGCTTACAAAAGCGCTATCTCCTGACGAGAAAAAAGCGGAAGTCAAAAAATAAAATCTTCTCTCCAACCTTCCTTCATCAGCTGGTTTTTCGCTTCTTGCGAATTAAACTATCTTTGCAAACTTTTATGGCCCCCGGCTTTTTTAAAAATACTCATACAAAAGACACCATTCACCTGGCATGGCCGCTTGTTATTACGCAGGTGGGGCAGATTATTACGGGCATAGTGGACAATATTTTCCTTGGACGTATTGGTCCGGCTGAACAGGCAGCTGGGTTTGTGGCCAACAATCTGTATGTGATGCTTCTTGTTTTTACTATAGGGATGAGTTATGCAACAACTCCCTTAGTAAATGCGGCACATGAAAAGAATGATCTTGTGAAAAAAGCATCCCTGTTCAAGAATTCTTTGTTCTTGAATTTGACCGTTGCTATGATGTGTTTTGTGGTATTATTTATGGCTTCGGGACTAGTGAATTATATGCAGCAACCGGCTGAAGTTATTAAGTTAGCAATTCCTTTTTTTGATGTTCTTATTTTTTCTATTCTTCCGGTCTCTTTATTTTTTGTTAGTAAACAATATTGCGAAGGCTTAAGCAATACACGAATGGCACTGATAATAAGTGTTGCCGGAAATATTCTGAATATTATATTGAATTACATGCTCATTTACGGTAAGCTGGGAATGCCGCAAATGGGTTACATGGGCTCAGCCTGGGCCTCTTTTATAGCGCGGCTTTTTATGGGACTTTCTTTCCTGCTTTTAATTTTTCGTTCTCCTGTAACACGCGAATTGAACACGGTTTTTAAAACTGTCAGAGTGAATTGGAAAGAATTAAGAGAGCTCTGGAAAATTGGATTTAATTCGGCGATGCAATTTACTTTTGAAGTGGCTGCCTTTGCCATATCTGGACTCATGGCAGGAAGTTTTGGAAAGGAACAAATGGACGCTCACGGCATTTCTTTATCTATGGCTTCCTTCACTTATATGTTTGCTACAGGTGTTGCTTCAGCGGCCACTATACGTGCAGGAGTGTTCAAAGCTCAAAACGATTGGATTGGAATTAAAACCGCCTCTTTCACAGCTATTAAATTGGTTCTAATAGTTATGGGAACTTTTGGAATTTTATTTCTGATTGGCCATAAATATCTGCCTTTAGCTTTTAGCATTGAACCGCAAATCATAGAATTAGCATCTACGTTATTAATTATTGCGGCCATGTTTCAACTCTTCGATGGCATGCAGGTTACCATTATCGGTATTTTGCGCGGACTGGAAGATGTAAAAGTTCCAACCCTGATTACACTTATTGGTTATTGGGTAATTGCCTTGCCTCTTGCATATTTTCTTGCCTTTAAAATAAAACTTGAAACTATGGGCATTTGGATCGCTCTCTTGAGTTCTCTTGTCTTTGTAGCTGTCGCGCTCTATTGGAGGCTGACTCACCTGATCCGGAAAAATTTGAAATGA
- the rnr gene encoding ribonuclease R — translation MSKNKKPQRYLFEEVLDFLKHNDSKTFNYKQLGAAMEINNDQERLQLIEALELLKQQGFVIEKDKGKYQIKETKQYVTGTIDFTSQGTAFVVFNENEADIFIPAKKSKDALQGDLVKVYLFPKRGSGRRREGEVVEVITRAKTEFVGTIKINPKFAFVVPDSHKIHVDFFIRSSDINGAQDGQKVLIKLKEWKAGEQNPTGSVTDVLGFPGQHKTEMNAIMAEYGLPDHFPDAVEYDAKKLPTEITDAEIAKRRDFRGIPTFTIDPADAKDFDDALSIQRLENGFWEIGVHIADVTHYLKVGTILDKEAVNRATSVYLVDRVIPMLPEVLSNFVCSLRPHEEKYTFSAVFELDDDAQIQSQWFGKTVIYSDRRFSYEEVQTIIETGDGDYKDQILVLDRLAKKLRHERQRKGSIFFDKAEVKFKLDDEGNPIGVFFKTQKDAHKLIEDFMLLANKKVAEFIGGKEETKGKSSAKNKGKEDAKDVAVYRVHDIPSDEKMQELSGFAARFGYQMDLGNKQKVAQSINKLLVDVKNKKEQSMMELLAVRSMPKAIYTTKNVGHYGLGFDFYTHFTSPIRRYPDVLVHRLLEARLNGKIYSGKDELEFLSKHSSDMERTAAEAERASIKYKQVEFMKDRVGESFDAVISGVTEWGIYAEVVENKCEGMIRSRDLKGDHFMFDPDNYRYIGKNTNKIYALGDPVKIVVVEADLIKKQLTYAFADQQDKKSSNSSRGAEEQKKTKFIDHKKRRGR, via the coding sequence ATGTCAAAAAACAAAAAACCACAACGTTATCTTTTTGAAGAGGTACTCGACTTCTTAAAACATAACGACTCAAAAACATTTAATTACAAGCAGCTTGGCGCTGCAATGGAAATAAACAACGATCAGGAAAGGCTTCAGCTGATTGAAGCCCTTGAACTATTAAAGCAACAAGGGTTTGTAATCGAAAAAGATAAAGGCAAGTACCAGATCAAAGAAACGAAACAATACGTTACGGGTACTATTGATTTTACCAGCCAGGGCACTGCCTTTGTTGTGTTTAATGAAAATGAAGCGGATATTTTTATTCCGGCCAAAAAATCGAAAGACGCTTTGCAGGGAGACCTTGTAAAAGTTTATCTTTTTCCAAAGCGCGGCAGTGGCCGCAGACGAGAAGGGGAAGTTGTGGAAGTAATTACACGGGCTAAAACAGAATTTGTTGGGACAATTAAAATCAATCCAAAATTTGCCTTTGTAGTACCTGACAGCCATAAAATTCACGTAGATTTTTTTATCCGCAGCAGCGATATTAACGGCGCACAGGACGGTCAGAAAGTTTTGATCAAATTAAAAGAATGGAAAGCGGGAGAGCAAAATCCTACGGGTTCTGTAACGGATGTGCTGGGTTTCCCGGGACAGCACAAAACAGAAATGAATGCCATCATGGCCGAATATGGCTTACCGGATCATTTTCCGGATGCTGTAGAATACGATGCTAAAAAATTGCCGACCGAAATTACTGACGCAGAAATTGCAAAACGTCGCGATTTTCGTGGTATTCCAACATTTACCATAGATCCTGCTGATGCAAAAGATTTTGATGATGCTTTATCTATTCAACGTCTCGAAAACGGTTTTTGGGAAATAGGTGTTCACATTGCAGATGTAACCCATTATTTAAAAGTAGGAACCATTTTGGATAAGGAAGCAGTGAACCGTGCTACCAGTGTGTATTTGGTAGATCGGGTTATTCCGATGTTACCGGAGGTACTGAGTAATTTTGTTTGCTCACTTCGCCCGCACGAAGAAAAATATACTTTTAGTGCTGTCTTTGAATTAGATGATGACGCACAAATTCAAAGTCAATGGTTTGGTAAAACGGTCATCTATAGCGACCGTCGTTTTTCCTACGAAGAAGTTCAAACAATTATAGAAACTGGTGATGGTGATTATAAAGATCAGATTTTAGTTTTAGATCGTCTCGCAAAAAAGTTAAGACACGAGCGTCAACGAAAAGGTTCTATCTTTTTTGACAAAGCAGAAGTGAAATTCAAATTGGATGACGAAGGCAATCCGATTGGCGTATTTTTTAAGACACAAAAAGATGCGCATAAACTCATTGAAGACTTTATGTTACTCGCGAATAAAAAAGTAGCAGAGTTTATTGGCGGTAAAGAAGAGACCAAAGGAAAATCTTCAGCTAAGAATAAGGGCAAAGAAGATGCTAAAGATGTGGCCGTTTATCGTGTGCATGATATTCCAAGTGATGAGAAGATGCAGGAACTCAGCGGTTTTGCTGCACGGTTTGGTTATCAAATGGATTTGGGAAACAAACAAAAAGTGGCACAATCTATTAATAAATTATTGGTGGATGTAAAAAATAAAAAGGAACAAAGTATGATGGAACTTCTCGCTGTTAGAAGTATGCCGAAAGCGATTTACACGACAAAAAATGTGGGCCACTATGGTTTGGGATTCGATTTCTATACCCATTTCACTTCGCCAATTCGTCGTTATCCTGATGTTCTCGTACACCGCTTACTGGAAGCTCGCTTAAATGGTAAAATTTATTCCGGAAAAGATGAACTGGAGTTTCTAAGTAAACACAGCAGTGACATGGAACGCACAGCGGCGGAAGCGGAACGTGCTTCTATCAAATACAAACAGGTTGAGTTTATGAAAGATAGAGTAGGGGAGAGTTTTGACGCGGTCATAAGCGGTGTAACAGAATGGGGTATCTACGCAGAAGTTGTTGAAAATAAATGTGAAGGAATGATTCGGAGCCGCGATTTAAAAGGTGATCATTTTATGTTCGATCCTGATAATTACCGTTACATAGGAAAAAATACAAATAAGATTTATGCTCTCGGAGATCCGGTAAAGATTGTAGTTGTGGAGGCAGATCTTATTAAAAAACAATTAACTTATGCTTTCGCTGATCAACAGGATAAAAAATCTTCCAATAGTTCTCGGGGTGCCGAAGAACAAAAAAAGACAAAATTCATAGATCATAAAAAAAGAAGAGGGAGATAA
- a CDS encoding YebC/PmpR family DNA-binding transcriptional regulator encodes MGRIFQTRKATMFKRYAKMAKAFTKIGREIVIAVKAGGPHPEGNPRLRMIMQNAKAINMPKVNVESAIKRASEKDSGNYEEIIYEGYAPHGVPVLVECTTNNPTRTVASVRLYFNRANGALGTNGSVSFMFDRVVLFKIDAAGLNKDDLELELIDFGLEDIGLDEEHKQFIIQTQFTDFGKMQSALEERKINVLETSKTYIPTTTKELSPEQEAEVMAMIEKMEEDDDIEAVYHNIA; translated from the coding sequence ATGGGACGAATATTTCAGACTCGTAAAGCCACCATGTTTAAGCGTTACGCTAAAATGGCCAAAGCTTTTACCAAAATAGGACGTGAAATTGTAATTGCAGTGAAGGCGGGTGGTCCGCATCCGGAAGGTAACCCACGTTTGCGTATGATCATGCAAAATGCCAAGGCTATTAATATGCCGAAAGTGAATGTAGAATCTGCTATTAAACGAGCCAGTGAAAAAGACTCTGGTAACTACGAAGAAATTATTTATGAAGGATATGCACCGCATGGAGTACCTGTGTTGGTAGAATGCACAACCAATAACCCTACACGCACGGTTGCCAGCGTGCGACTTTATTTTAACCGCGCTAACGGAGCTTTAGGAACAAATGGATCTGTAAGCTTTATGTTTGACCGTGTAGTTCTCTTTAAAATTGACGCTGCGGGATTAAATAAGGATGATTTGGAATTAGAACTTATAGATTTTGGTCTTGAAGATATTGGTTTAGATGAAGAGCATAAACAATTTATTATTCAAACACAATTTACTGATTTTGGAAAAATGCAATCTGCATTAGAAGAACGGAAAATAAATGTACTTGAAACCAGTAAAACATACATTCCTACCACTACCAAAGAATTAAGTCCTGAGCAGGAAGCAGAAGTAATGGCCATGATTGAAAAGATGGAAGAAGACGACGATATTGAGGCTGTTTATCACAATATCGCTTAA
- a CDS encoding glyoxalase — MKQTSITPFLTVNDGKKAVEFYISAFGAKETKRFDLPDEKISSVLNMEGAEFFVADEEPEFDNLSPGLKSHNSVRIILTTKNADKLFDQALKLGATQICPMTTEEDWRIGKLKDPFGHIWELGYVL, encoded by the coding sequence ATGAAACAAACTAGCATCACACCTTTCCTAACCGTTAACGATGGAAAGAAAGCTGTAGAATTTTATATCTCTGCCTTCGGAGCAAAAGAAACAAAGCGTTTCGATCTGCCCGATGAAAAAATATCTTCCGTTCTAAACATGGAAGGTGCCGAATTTTTTGTAGCCGATGAAGAGCCTGAATTTGATAATTTAAGTCCTGGGTTAAAATCACACAACTCCGTTCGTATAATTTTAACTACAAAAAACGCAGACAAACTCTTTGATCAGGCATTAAAACTTGGCGCCACGCAAATTTGTCCTATGACCACAGAGGAAGACTGGCGCATAGGAAAATTAAAAGATCCATTCGGACATATTTGGGAGCTTGGATATGTTTTATAG